A portion of the Actinomycetota bacterium genome contains these proteins:
- a CDS encoding S9 family peptidase codes for MLPSDLSHLRTPSAPTLTPDGRLAAVAVGRIDLEANQYRADLWLVPTDGSAPPRRFTSGRRDVRPRFSPDGRWLAFLRAGNDDKPQLHVMATDGGEPRRMCEHPLGVEGFAWSPDSTRIAYVARVPEEGRYGTDKDVPPEKEPPRRITTFQYRTDNLGFTFDRRTHVFVVDALAEGAEPVQVTRGDYDHADPAWSPDGASVAFVSARHETRDEDAASDVFVAPAAGGDAVRVTATDLSVARPAFSPDGATIWFVASEPDLAGRPSVLWSVPADGSGKPERLTDPERFDHDPAFGAGILPLLVDEDAVTTITLDRGAARLLRFPVDGGEPTELLGGRRVVHDYAQAAGVVAAVVSHPLSAGEVVVVRDGQERTLTDFGAELARSASLRPMEELEATAPDGAGVHGWVVKPAGTGPFPVVLMVHGGPFAHYGWTLFDEAQVYAGAGYAVVMGNPRGSAGYGESHGRAVVGDFGNLDSQDVLALLDAALEDPDLDGDRTGVMGGSYGGFMATWLVGHTDRFRAAISERACNAFDSFEGSSDIGWFFVPKYIGADPGRILAQSPLAHADQIRTPMLLIHSELDWRCPVEQVQRLFVALKKRKVEVELLLFPGEGHELTRSGLPSHRVARFEAVLDWWDRHLKPSG; via the coding sequence TCGGGCGGATCGACCTGGAGGCCAACCAGTACCGGGCCGACCTGTGGCTGGTGCCCACCGACGGCTCGGCCCCGCCGCGCCGCTTCACCTCGGGCCGGCGCGACGTGCGGCCGCGGTTCTCCCCCGACGGCCGCTGGCTGGCCTTTCTGCGCGCCGGGAACGACGACAAGCCCCAGCTGCACGTGATGGCCACCGACGGGGGCGAGCCGCGCCGGATGTGCGAGCACCCGCTCGGGGTCGAGGGGTTCGCCTGGAGCCCCGACTCGACCAGGATCGCGTACGTCGCCCGGGTGCCCGAGGAGGGCCGCTACGGCACCGACAAGGACGTCCCGCCCGAGAAGGAGCCGCCACGGCGGATCACCACCTTCCAGTACCGGACCGACAACCTCGGCTTCACCTTCGACCGGCGCACGCACGTGTTCGTGGTCGACGCCCTGGCCGAGGGGGCCGAGCCGGTCCAGGTCACCCGGGGCGACTACGACCACGCCGACCCGGCCTGGAGCCCCGACGGGGCCAGCGTCGCCTTCGTCTCGGCCCGCCACGAGACCCGCGACGAGGACGCGGCCAGCGACGTGTTCGTGGCTCCGGCGGCCGGCGGCGACGCCGTCCGGGTCACCGCCACCGACCTGTCCGTCGCCCGCCCGGCGTTCTCGCCCGACGGGGCCACCATCTGGTTCGTGGCCAGCGAGCCCGACCTGGCCGGGCGGCCGAGCGTGCTCTGGTCGGTGCCGGCCGACGGGTCGGGCAAGCCCGAGCGGCTGACCGACCCGGAGCGGTTCGACCACGACCCCGCCTTCGGCGCCGGGATCCTGCCCCTGCTGGTCGACGAGGACGCGGTCACCACCATCACGCTGGACCGGGGGGCGGCGCGGCTGCTGCGCTTCCCGGTCGACGGCGGCGAGCCCACCGAGCTGCTCGGGGGCCGGCGGGTCGTGCACGACTACGCCCAGGCCGCCGGGGTGGTCGCGGCCGTGGTCAGCCACCCCCTCTCGGCCGGCGAGGTCGTGGTCGTACGAGATGGGCAGGAGCGGACCCTGACCGACTTCGGGGCCGAGCTGGCCCGCTCGGCCTCGCTGCGGCCCATGGAGGAGCTGGAGGCGACCGCCCCCGACGGCGCCGGGGTCCACGGCTGGGTGGTGAAGCCGGCCGGGACCGGGCCGTTCCCGGTGGTGCTGATGGTCCACGGCGGGCCGTTCGCCCACTACGGCTGGACCCTGTTCGACGAGGCCCAGGTGTACGCCGGCGCCGGCTACGCGGTGGTGATGGGCAACCCGCGCGGCTCGGCCGGCTACGGCGAGTCCCACGGCCGCGCCGTCGTCGGCGACTTCGGCAACCTCGACAGTCAGGACGTGCTCGCCCTGCTCGACGCCGCCCTCGAAGACCCGGACCTGGACGGCGACCGGACCGGGGTGATGGGCGGCTCCTACGGCGGCTTCATGGCCACCTGGCTGGTCGGCCACACCGACCGGTTCCGGGCCGCCATCAGCGAGCGCGCCTGCAACGCCTTTGACAGCTTCGAGGGCTCGAGCGACATCGGCTGGTTCTTCGTCCCCAAGTACATCGGCGCCGACCCCGGGCGGATCCTCGCCCAGAGCCCGCTCGCCCACGCCGACCAGATCCGCACCCCGATGCTGCTGATCCACTCCGAGCTGGACTGGCGCTGCCCGGTCGAGCAGGTCCAGCGCCTGTTCGTCGCCCTCAAGAAGCGCAAGGTCGAAGTCGAGCTCCTGCTGTTCCCCGGCGAGGGTCACGAGCTGACCCGCTCCGGCCTGCCCAGCCACCGGGTGGCCCGGTTCGAGGCCGTGCTCGACTGGTGGGACCGGCACCTCAAGCCGAGCGGCTGA